The Methanohalophilus levihalophilus genome has a segment encoding these proteins:
- a CDS encoding TRAM domain-containing protein, with protein sequence MDTSAPVEAGETYEVTIEDIAKKGDGIARIEGFVIFVPDTSVGDEVTINVTKVTQKFAFAEVV encoded by the coding sequence ATGGATACAAGTGCTCCAGTAGAAGCTGGGGAAACCTACGAAGTAACAATTGAAGACATTGCAAAGAAAGGCGACGGCATTGCCCGTATCGAAGGGTTTGTAATCTTTGTACCTGACACATCTGTGGGCGACGAAGTGACAATCAACGTCACAAAAGTTACCCAGAAATTCGCATTTGCTGAAGTAGTTTAA
- the cfbC gene encoding Ni-sirohydrochlorin a,c-diamide reductive cyclase ATP-dependent reductase subunit: MTIQKRIAIYGKGGIGKSSTASNVAAACADEGYKVMIIGCDPKSDSSITLLGGKRIPTILDLLRDGVDIKEEDIVFEGYNGVLCVEVGGPEPGIGCAGRGIIVAIQKLKQLCKSMNDMDLIIYDVPGDIVCGGFVAPIRKGLVNEAYVLTSGEYMPLYAANNICKGLARINTNLNGVICNSRSVSREEEIVSKFAEEIGSEMIAFIPKKQIVQDCERDGYSVLEKAPETDIAEIYRKLARTIMTRSESLIPGSLDDDRLRELTR; the protein is encoded by the coding sequence ATGACGATTCAGAAAAGAATTGCCATATATGGAAAAGGTGGTATCGGCAAATCAAGCACCGCCTCCAACGTGGCTGCAGCCTGTGCGGATGAAGGCTATAAAGTAATGATTATAGGATGCGATCCGAAAAGCGATTCATCCATTACTCTCCTTGGAGGGAAACGAATTCCTACAATCCTTGATCTTCTCAGGGATGGTGTGGATATCAAGGAAGAAGATATTGTTTTTGAAGGATACAACGGCGTCCTGTGTGTTGAAGTCGGTGGACCAGAGCCCGGCATAGGATGTGCAGGAAGGGGAATAATTGTTGCCATCCAGAAACTCAAGCAGTTATGCAAATCCATGAATGACATGGATCTCATCATCTATGACGTCCCCGGCGATATTGTGTGCGGAGGATTTGTTGCACCTATCAGAAAAGGACTGGTGAATGAAGCTTATGTTCTTACTTCCGGGGAATACATGCCCCTATATGCTGCTAACAACATCTGCAAGGGACTGGCTCGCATTAACACAAACCTAAACGGCGTAATCTGCAATTCCAGAAGTGTAAGTCGTGAAGAAGAGATTGTGAGCAAGTTTGCCGAGGAAATTGGCAGTGAGATGATCGCATTCATTCCCAAGAAGCAGATTGTGCAGGACTGTGAGCGTGACGGATACTCGGTTCTTGAGAAAGCACCAGAAACTGATATTGCGGAAATCTATCGTAAGCTTGCAAGAACAATTATGACACGCAGCGAATCTTTAATCCCAGGATCACTGGATGACGACAGGTTAAGGGAACTCACAAGGTAA
- the cfbA gene encoding sirohydrochlorin nickelochelatase: MSEKIGILAIGHGSRLPYNKEVVTAIADTIAEKHPEYVIIPGFMENCGPSVEEALQSFQGTGVTRIAAVPVFLASGVHITEDIPEILGLDSKTNEGKITIDGNEVPIVYGKPLGNHPLLADLVFERAKEVL; this comes from the coding sequence ATGAGTGAAAAAATAGGCATTCTGGCAATCGGACACGGCAGCAGACTTCCATACAACAAGGAAGTAGTTACAGCAATTGCAGATACAATTGCAGAAAAGCACCCTGAATATGTTATAATTCCCGGATTCATGGAAAACTGTGGCCCTTCAGTGGAAGAAGCATTGCAGAGCTTCCAGGGAACAGGTGTGACCCGCATTGCAGCAGTCCCTGTCTTCCTCGCATCAGGCGTCCATATAACAGAAGACATTCCAGAAATTCTGGGTCTGGACTCCAAAACTAACGAAGGCAAGATAACAATCGATGGTAATGAAGTACCAATCGTCTATGGCAAGCCTCTTGGGAACCACCCACTTCTTGCAGATCTTGTCTTTGAAAGGGCAAAGGAAGTCCTTTAA
- the endA gene encoding tRNA-intron lyase, producing MIGKIEKDRVVAGKSAIEELYKKGFHGRPKDNKLELTLIEAAYLLYREKLEIGESGKKLAFRDFFKKAATIEPAFELKYIVYKDLKERGYYVQPSAVDFRVYPRGSNPGSGPAKILVYVQSERVPLKIKELLQSLKTAENMRKQLVLAVVDEESDITYYEVKSSKLHGGMEEPHPSLTTDATFLEDRVIIWKKSASEILLNNGFYGKPLDQERLQLSLVEGGYLLSEEVLKIHSMESDEILGIDAFVEKASSIEKDFSLKFAAYSDLRNLGFVPKTGFKFGTHFRVYKEVKSLEKLPHSEFLIHAIPNNYEFSLPVMSRAIRLSNSVRKRMIFAVEKGEQINYIDIGRKKM from the coding sequence TTGATTGGTAAAATAGAAAAAGATCGTGTTGTTGCAGGCAAAAGTGCAATTGAAGAGTTGTACAAAAAGGGATTCCATGGAAGACCTAAAGACAACAAGCTTGAATTAACACTAATTGAAGCTGCATACTTACTTTACCGAGAAAAACTGGAAATTGGTGAATCCGGGAAAAAACTCGCATTTCGGGATTTTTTCAAGAAAGCAGCAACAATTGAACCAGCTTTTGAACTGAAGTATATCGTATACAAAGATCTCAAAGAGCGCGGTTATTATGTTCAGCCTTCTGCAGTTGATTTCAGAGTTTATCCCAGAGGCAGCAACCCGGGAAGTGGACCTGCAAAAATTCTTGTTTACGTCCAATCCGAAAGGGTTCCCCTGAAAATAAAAGAGCTACTTCAATCCCTGAAAACCGCAGAGAACATGCGCAAGCAGCTTGTTCTGGCCGTAGTCGATGAGGAAAGCGACATCACATACTATGAAGTTAAAAGCAGTAAGCTTCATGGAGGAATGGAAGAACCTCACCCATCACTTACCACTGATGCAACTTTCCTTGAAGATCGCGTTATTATCTGGAAAAAATCTGCTTCTGAAATTCTCTTAAACAATGGTTTTTATGGCAAACCACTTGATCAGGAGAGACTGCAGTTGTCACTGGTTGAGGGCGGTTACCTGTTAAGCGAAGAAGTCTTAAAGATACATTCCATGGAATCCGATGAGATTCTGGGAATCGACGCTTTCGTTGAAAAAGCCTCCAGTATTGAAAAAGATTTCAGCCTGAAATTCGCCGCCTATTCTGATCTTAGAAATTTGGGTTTTGTACCTAAAACCGGCTTTAAATTTGGAACGCATTTCAGGGTTTATAAGGAAGTGAAATCACTTGAAAAGCTTCCACATTCAGAGTTCCTTATCCATGCAATTCCGAATAATTATGAATTCTCATTGCCTGTGATGTCAAGGGCAATAAGGCTCTCAAACAGCGTTCGCAAGAGGATGATATTTGCCGTTGAAAAAGGAGAGCAGATTAATTATATTGATATTGGCCGGAAGAAGATGTAA
- the thsA gene encoding thermosome subunit alpha, which translates to MAGQGSPVYIINPNTEHKQGKDALSMNIAASKAVANIVKTTLGPKGMDKMLVNEIGDIVVTNDGAMILKGMDIEHPTAKMIVEVAKTQEDIAGDGTTSAVVIAGALLEKAEDLIEEGVHPTILVKGFSLAAEKSVDILDDFAVDVGENRDMLETVAKTSISGKGNEAHRDLIAKICVDAALEIAQDGKMNISDNIILRQDPSETVSDTEIVEGLMMFKSRLHPSMPKLVKDAKVALLDIPLEVRKTANKSKIQIETPEELEAYLAQEDADVKAIVDKIIVAGATAVFNTKNIDDHAVHYLQKAGIFAIRRVNDDDMKNLSYATGARIMKRPQEIEASDLGEAGRVEQEGDTDPATIFVSECPNAKVITMRIRGSTAHVTDDLERTIDDALRVVKAVYEDEKIVAGGGASEMEVAQKLREYASSIGGREQLAIAAFADAVETVPRAIADNAGFEGMDIILKLHAAHLENANSGFDVYSGDVKDMAEAGIVDPLRVKTQAILSASEVATMVLRVDDMMRAQRKSMMDVRPEHNIHNYNMPY; encoded by the coding sequence ATGGCAGGACAAGGTTCTCCAGTTTATATCATAAATCCAAACACAGAACATAAGCAGGGAAAGGATGCCCTTTCCATGAATATCGCTGCTTCAAAGGCAGTTGCTAATATTGTAAAAACAACGCTTGGTCCAAAAGGAATGGACAAGATGCTTGTAAACGAAATCGGCGATATTGTGGTTACAAACGATGGTGCCATGATCTTGAAAGGAATGGACATCGAGCACCCTACTGCTAAGATGATTGTGGAAGTTGCAAAAACACAGGAAGATATTGCAGGAGATGGAACTACAAGCGCTGTTGTCATTGCAGGTGCATTATTGGAGAAAGCCGAGGATCTTATTGAGGAAGGCGTTCACCCAACTATTCTTGTAAAAGGATTTAGCCTCGCTGCAGAAAAATCAGTTGATATTCTTGATGACTTCGCAGTTGATGTTGGCGAAAACCGTGATATGCTTGAAACCGTTGCAAAAACATCTATTTCCGGCAAAGGTAATGAAGCTCACAGGGATTTAATTGCAAAGATTTGTGTTGATGCAGCCCTTGAAATAGCCCAGGATGGCAAGATGAACATTAGCGATAATATCATCCTCAGGCAGGATCCAAGTGAAACAGTCTCTGATACTGAAATCGTAGAAGGGCTCATGATGTTCAAGTCCCGCCTGCACCCATCAATGCCAAAACTGGTCAAGGATGCAAAAGTTGCTTTGCTCGACATACCTCTTGAAGTCAGAAAGACTGCAAATAAATCCAAGATTCAGATTGAAACCCCTGAGGAACTGGAAGCTTATCTGGCACAGGAAGATGCAGATGTCAAAGCTATTGTTGACAAGATCATTGTGGCAGGTGCAACTGCAGTCTTCAATACAAAGAATATTGACGATCATGCTGTACACTACCTTCAGAAAGCAGGAATTTTTGCAATCAGAAGGGTTAACGATGACGATATGAAAAACCTGTCATACGCCACCGGTGCAAGGATTATGAAGAGGCCGCAGGAAATCGAGGCATCAGATCTTGGTGAAGCCGGAAGAGTAGAACAGGAAGGTGACACAGACCCTGCAACTATCTTTGTAAGTGAATGTCCGAATGCAAAGGTAATAACCATGAGGATCAGGGGAAGCACAGCCCATGTTACAGACGATCTGGAAAGAACAATTGATGACGCTCTCAGGGTTGTAAAGGCAGTTTACGAAGATGAAAAAATCGTCGCCGGCGGTGGAGCTTCCGAGATGGAAGTTGCCCAGAAACTCAGGGAATACGCCTCTTCCATTGGTGGAAGAGAACAACTCGCTATTGCTGCATTTGCAGACGCTGTTGAAACTGTTCCAAGAGCAATCGCAGATAACGCAGGTTTTGAAGGAATGGATATCATCCTGAAACTTCACGCTGCACACCTTGAGAACGCAAACTCAGGTTTCGATGTTTACAGTGGTGACGTAAAAGATATGGCTGAAGCTGGAATTGTAGACCCCCTCAGGGTTAAAACACAGGCAATTCTTTCAGCATCCGAAGTGGCAACAATGGTCCTCAGGGTCGATGACATGATGCGTGCCCAGAGAAAATCCATGATGGATGTCAGGCCGGAACACAACATTCACAACTATAACATGCCATACTGA
- the cfbE gene encoding coenzyme F430 synthase: MNTGQQKYTVLDMTHGGVFIAKALAKLGSNVRAVDVYGSLKDEGIAGLQTSGIEVTEKNPAFSENDIVVVPVHLDPDNPVHKSALESGAKIITHHEAVEMILSKTGKLKEKQVFEITGSRGKTSTAFLLAAILSKEKTVVLHTSGGLYYLSPTKKELLRKGLSIAPASILEAVSTVEEEEISVDAFIFEDSLGGTGIADIGIITTLEPEYGIANNKRNSSDAKLQMVRNAKPDSKIVLNCIDLERAENSTSKSKISTFSSDGECNADVEIKVSSDSLVLKSGNENIKIVLQSGYDPKSYSMAFAAAACAALEAGISTSTIANAFADFSGVEGRMRITSIQGRKLVDNSSSGLKIEDAETALIQGADSDKKVVLIIGEHAAQVCEGLPPEEVECLLEKYADKIDVPILVGERMEDTGTDKAIYCSSLEEGITTALELTSENDIIISCVKCFR, encoded by the coding sequence ATGAATACCGGCCAGCAAAAGTACACAGTTCTTGACATGACCCATGGCGGGGTTTTTATTGCAAAAGCCCTTGCAAAACTGGGTTCAAATGTCAGAGCTGTAGACGTTTATGGATCTCTTAAAGACGAAGGTATTGCTGGCCTCCAAACCTCCGGGATTGAAGTTACCGAAAAAAATCCCGCTTTTTCTGAAAACGATATTGTTGTAGTTCCCGTACATCTTGATCCCGATAATCCTGTACATAAGTCAGCACTGGAATCCGGTGCAAAAATCATAACCCATCATGAAGCAGTTGAGATGATTCTTAGCAAAACCGGAAAACTCAAAGAAAAACAAGTCTTTGAGATAACAGGTTCAAGGGGTAAAACAAGCACCGCTTTTTTGCTGGCAGCCATCCTTTCAAAAGAAAAAACTGTTGTTTTGCATACTTCCGGTGGTCTTTATTACCTGAGTCCCACGAAAAAAGAACTTCTTCGAAAAGGCCTAAGCATAGCACCTGCAAGCATCCTTGAAGCAGTTAGCACTGTTGAAGAAGAAGAGATTTCTGTTGATGCATTCATTTTTGAAGATTCGCTTGGAGGAACAGGGATTGCAGATATTGGCATCATAACAACTCTGGAACCTGAATATGGAATTGCAAATAACAAGCGCAATTCCAGTGATGCTAAATTGCAGATGGTTCGCAATGCAAAGCCAGATTCAAAGATTGTCCTCAATTGCATTGATCTTGAAAGAGCTGAAAATAGTACTTCAAAAAGCAAAATATCCACATTTAGTAGCGACGGCGAATGCAATGCAGATGTGGAAATCAAAGTATCCTCGGATTCATTAGTTTTGAAGAGCGGAAATGAAAACATCAAAATCGTCCTGCAATCTGGTTACGATCCTAAATCCTATTCAATGGCTTTTGCAGCTGCTGCCTGTGCTGCCTTAGAAGCTGGAATTAGCACAAGCACAATTGCAAATGCATTTGCCGATTTTTCGGGAGTTGAAGGCAGGATGAGAATTACAAGTATTCAAGGGAGAAAACTTGTAGACAACTCCAGTTCCGGATTAAAAATCGAAGATGCTGAAACTGCCCTGATACAAGGGGCCGATTCTGACAAAAAAGTAGTTTTGATAATCGGTGAACATGCTGCACAGGTTTGTGAGGGCCTACCACCGGAAGAAGTTGAATGCCTGTTGGAAAAATATGCCGACAAAATTGACGTTCCGATTCTAGTCGGAGAACGAATGGAAGATACTGGAACAGATAAAGCCATATATTGCAGCAGCCTTGAAGAAGGCATAACAACTGCACTTGAGTTAACATCAGAAAACGACATAATCATTTCATGCGTGAAATGCTTCAGATAA
- a CDS encoding PAS domain-containing sensor histidine kinase, with amino-acid sequence MSLNSEVADDQKVKNFRSVESSSSEQSNDDLFSLSPQYEMFSTLAESISDAAILIDNLGMINYWNSAAEAIFGFFREEVSGRKFHELFYLDEQRTQFQYSLDVFSESGSLEDLEKTIGLELKTKSGNIVPFNLSLSSIPVSDESTNILVVFHDLSDRKRFEIVEKEEQKKFRAIMESSLSGFILIDAESKKILDVNTTAQKMIGLQKDEILGHVCHKFICPADKGSCPVVDLHKKVDRSERIMLTERGELPIYKSVKPFYYNGRQVLLESFFDISGFKKAEETLVEAKIAAENASRAKSEFLANMSHELRTPLNSVIGFSEVLADGTFGNLNQKQNRYVSNISGSGKHLLGLINNILDISKIEANKMEFEPEVFSVPECCNDVMALIYPLAKKKSINLKMNLGCQGADIYADRTKMKQIMYNILGNAIKFTPEKGDVSVETKIIDGTFQVSISDSGIGISEDDQSILFEPFMQISPSSSREFGGTGLGLALVKEYIEMHGGRIWVESEIGKGSTFIFKIPHHALPLQES; translated from the coding sequence ATGTCTTTGAATTCTGAAGTAGCGGATGATCAAAAGGTCAAAAATTTCCGTTCTGTTGAATCTAGTAGTTCAGAGCAAAGCAACGACGACCTTTTTAGTTTGAGCCCTCAATATGAAATGTTTTCTACACTTGCAGAAAGCATAAGTGATGCCGCTATTCTTATTGACAATTTGGGAATGATTAATTACTGGAACTCAGCTGCTGAAGCAATTTTTGGTTTTTTTCGGGAAGAAGTTTCAGGAAGGAAATTCCATGAGCTTTTCTATTTAGATGAACAGCGAACCCAATTCCAGTACTCACTTGATGTTTTTTCGGAATCTGGATCTTTAGAGGATCTTGAAAAAACCATAGGCTTGGAATTAAAAACGAAATCTGGAAATATTGTTCCATTCAACTTGTCGCTTTCTTCAATACCGGTATCAGATGAATCTACAAACATTCTTGTCGTTTTTCATGATCTTTCAGATAGAAAAAGATTTGAAATTGTTGAAAAAGAAGAGCAAAAGAAGTTTCGGGCAATTATGGAATCTTCCCTATCGGGTTTTATTCTGATTGATGCAGAATCCAAAAAAATCCTGGATGTAAACACTACCGCTCAAAAAATGATAGGTCTTCAGAAAGATGAAATACTGGGACACGTCTGTCATAAATTTATATGTCCTGCTGATAAAGGCAGTTGTCCTGTTGTTGATCTCCATAAGAAAGTTGACCGTTCTGAACGCATCATGCTAACAGAACGTGGTGAGTTGCCAATATATAAATCAGTTAAGCCTTTTTACTACAACGGAAGACAAGTGCTTCTGGAGAGCTTTTTTGATATTTCTGGCTTTAAGAAAGCAGAAGAAACTTTGGTTGAAGCAAAAATTGCAGCTGAAAACGCAAGCCGGGCAAAATCTGAATTCCTTGCAAACATGAGCCATGAGTTGCGAACACCTCTCAATTCAGTTATTGGTTTCTCAGAAGTCCTGGCGGATGGAACCTTTGGGAATTTGAATCAGAAACAAAATCGATACGTTAGCAATATATCCGGAAGTGGAAAACATTTGTTGGGCCTTATTAACAATATCCTTGACATTTCCAAAATTGAAGCTAACAAAATGGAATTTGAGCCTGAAGTATTTAGTGTACCTGAATGCTGTAATGATGTCATGGCCCTAATTTATCCCTTGGCAAAGAAGAAATCCATTAATCTCAAAATGAATTTGGGGTGTCAAGGTGCTGATATATATGCCGACAGGACGAAAATGAAACAGATCATGTATAATATTCTTGGAAACGCTATCAAGTTTACACCTGAAAAAGGGGATGTATCTGTTGAAACAAAAATAATTGATGGAACATTTCAGGTTTCAATTTCTGATAGTGGAATCGGAATCTCTGAAGACGACCAATCAATCCTGTTTGAACCTTTTATGCAAATCAGTCCATCCAGCAGCCGTGAGTTTGGTGGGACTGGCTTAGGGCTTGCCCTGGTAAAAGAATATATTGAAATGCATGGCGGGAGAATCTGGGTTGAAAGTGAAATCGGGAAAGGAAGTACTTTCATTTTCAAAATACCTCATCATGCTCTACCCCTTCAGGAAAGTTGA
- a CDS encoding SAM-dependent methyltransferase — protein sequence MRLDSYLVETGIFSSRGRAKKAISNGEVKVDGAVVTKTSKDVSTGNSIEVTEGLDKPEGYFKLQSIQEKTGILEAEDLVLDLGSSAGGFIMYASGIAGHITGVEFSKHFRSELGKLAYENENVDVIFGDVFSIPLEELSETPVDVILSDMTLEPADSLEALERVLPLLKEGGKLLQVLKIDRARTHKGWLKKMEAMGLSIVDVIEPQKREIYIFARKE from the coding sequence ATGAGACTCGATTCCTATCTTGTAGAGACCGGTATTTTCAGTTCACGTGGAAGGGCCAAGAAAGCTATTTCCAACGGTGAAGTAAAAGTAGATGGTGCGGTGGTCACCAAGACCTCAAAGGATGTTTCTACAGGTAATTCTATAGAGGTTACCGAAGGACTGGACAAACCTGAAGGTTACTTCAAACTGCAGTCCATTCAGGAAAAAACAGGAATTCTTGAAGCCGAAGATCTGGTTCTTGATCTTGGTTCAAGTGCAGGTGGTTTCATAATGTATGCTTCCGGAATTGCTGGTCACATAACAGGGGTTGAGTTCAGCAAACACTTCCGCTCAGAATTGGGTAAGCTTGCTTATGAGAACGAGAATGTGGATGTCATTTTCGGGGATGTCTTTTCTATTCCCCTTGAGGAGCTTTCTGAGACCCCAGTAGACGTGATTCTCTCTGACATGACTCTGGAACCAGCTGATTCCCTTGAGGCGCTTGAGCGTGTACTTCCACTCCTGAAGGAAGGGGGAAAACTGCTTCAGGTCCTGAAGATAGATCGGGCAAGAACCCATAAAGGGTGGCTTAAAAAAATGGAAGCTATGGGATTGTCCATAGTTGATGTTATTGAACCCCAAAAACGTGAAATCTACATTTTTGCAAGGAAAGAATGA
- a CDS encoding NADH:flavin oxidoreductase, whose product MLFEPIKLGSLEVPNRFVRSATNEWLAEDDGTPTTAIVEMYEELARNDVGLIITGYSYVNPRGKSNEKQQGIYADRFITPYHEITSVVHKYGSKIIAQIVHGGRQSLVRNDTVLLGPSVVKDETSGKTPVEMTEADILQTIEDFVEAARRTKEAGFDGVQLHCAHGFLLSSFISPYTNQRTDQWGGSVENRTRIIVEIVEGIQERVGSDYPIMVKMNATDGFDMYSGKIGLDAPECVEIAAILEEAGICAIEVSGGIFEAGDVMSQPDIDSEDKEAYFRRYAKMIKDTVNIPIILVGGIRSRNVMDHVLKVYADMVSMSRPFICEPDLVRKIRDGAPSVKCVSCNLCFDPEGIKCHYFSTEK is encoded by the coding sequence ATGCTTTTTGAACCCATCAAACTAGGTAGCCTTGAAGTGCCGAATAGGTTTGTCAGATCCGCAACCAACGAATGGCTTGCAGAAGATGACGGCACCCCAACAACTGCCATTGTTGAGATGTATGAGGAACTTGCCCGCAATGACGTAGGCCTGATTATCACAGGATACTCCTATGTGAATCCTCGGGGCAAAAGCAATGAAAAGCAGCAGGGTATCTACGCTGACAGGTTCATCACTCCTTATCACGAAATAACTTCCGTTGTTCACAAATACGGCAGCAAGATAATTGCCCAGATTGTTCATGGAGGACGACAGTCCCTTGTAAGGAATGACACTGTTCTCCTTGGTCCTTCAGTTGTAAAAGATGAAACTTCAGGGAAAACGCCTGTTGAAATGACGGAAGCAGATATCTTACAAACAATTGAGGATTTTGTAGAAGCTGCAAGACGTACAAAAGAAGCCGGGTTTGATGGTGTACAGCTTCATTGTGCACATGGTTTCCTTCTGAGCAGTTTTATTTCCCCTTATACTAACCAACGTACTGATCAGTGGGGTGGATCTGTGGAGAACCGCACGCGTATAATTGTAGAAATTGTTGAAGGAATACAGGAGCGTGTAGGCTCAGATTATCCTATAATGGTTAAGATGAACGCAACCGATGGTTTTGATATGTACTCCGGGAAAATAGGGCTTGATGCCCCGGAATGCGTGGAAATTGCCGCAATTCTCGAGGAAGCAGGAATATGTGCAATCGAAGTCAGCGGTGGAATCTTTGAGGCAGGGGATGTGATGTCACAGCCGGATATCGATTCCGAGGATAAGGAAGCGTATTTCAGGCGTTATGCAAAAATGATCAAAGATACGGTGAATATTCCTATCATTCTGGTAGGCGGAATCCGCTCCAGGAATGTCATGGACCATGTTCTGAAAGTTTATGCTGACATGGTGTCAATGAGCCGTCCATTTATTTGCGAGCCGGATCTGGTGCGAAAAATAAGAGATGGAGCACCTTCTGTGAAGTGTGTTTCCTGCAATCTTTGTTTTGATCCGGAAGGAATAAAGTGCCATTATTTTTCCACTGAAAAATAA
- the cfbB gene encoding Ni-sirohydrochlorin a,c-diamide synthase, whose protein sequence is MVDIPRILISADRSSSGKTTIVSGLLAALVSKGYNVQPFKVALDYIDPSYHSEITGRRARNVDGYLMDENTILDVFTHACEVDGKADLAVIEGVRGLYEGLESKSDIGSTAQIAKILKCPVILVINARSITRSAAAIVNGYQSFDPDINIVGVILNNVGNKRHEQKSSEAIEHYTNLPVLGIIKRDNSMQISMRHLGLVPALEGRRRVDDFDSRIEAIKNHVSAGINLEKIVEIAKQAPELPKPEQTIFTAASGKTEKVTIGVALDEAFNFYYQNNLELLELAGAKLTYFSPLHDESLPKVDALYIGGGYPELFAEELEANKSIRKEILEASKAGMPIYGECGGLIYLTEKLTTGVKGKGTYNMADMPENTCEMVGALPGHTIMGLARVVSYNNGTLDCDTAIGKKGKSFIGHEFHHSEIRDIPDDAKFAIRITRGTGIREGWDGLTVNNTLGCYAHLEAASYQYFATSFVEAAREYRQRR, encoded by the coding sequence ATGGTGGATATCCCACGTATCCTGATATCAGCAGACAGGTCATCTTCCGGGAAAACCACTATCGTTTCCGGGCTGCTGGCAGCACTGGTATCAAAGGGATACAATGTCCAGCCATTCAAGGTGGCACTGGATTACATTGATCCCAGCTACCACTCAGAGATTACCGGGAGGCGTGCTCGTAACGTCGATGGTTACCTTATGGATGAAAATACCATCCTAGATGTTTTTACCCATGCTTGTGAAGTGGATGGGAAAGCCGACCTTGCGGTTATTGAAGGCGTTCGTGGACTCTACGAAGGATTGGAAAGCAAGAGCGATATTGGAAGCACTGCACAAATTGCAAAAATCCTGAAATGTCCTGTTATCCTTGTTATCAATGCAAGAAGCATTACTCGATCTGCTGCTGCCATCGTAAACGGCTACCAATCATTTGACCCCGACATCAATATTGTAGGAGTCATACTGAATAATGTTGGAAACAAGAGGCATGAGCAGAAATCCAGTGAAGCCATTGAACACTACACAAATCTTCCAGTTCTTGGAATCATCAAACGTGACAATTCAATGCAGATTTCCATGCGTCATCTCGGACTTGTACCAGCACTCGAAGGACGCAGGAGAGTGGATGATTTCGACAGCCGAATTGAAGCCATCAAAAATCATGTCAGTGCCGGAATAAATCTCGAAAAAATTGTTGAAATTGCAAAGCAAGCACCAGAACTGCCAAAACCTGAGCAGACCATATTTACAGCTGCCTCGGGAAAAACGGAAAAAGTGACTATTGGTGTTGCCCTTGATGAGGCATTCAATTTCTATTATCAGAATAATCTTGAATTACTGGAACTTGCAGGTGCAAAGCTTACCTATTTCAGCCCGCTTCATGATGAAAGCTTACCCAAAGTTGATGCCCTTTACATCGGTGGAGGGTATCCCGAACTGTTTGCAGAAGAACTGGAAGCAAACAAATCCATAAGAAAGGAAATTCTTGAAGCATCAAAAGCAGGAATGCCGATTTATGGCGAATGTGGTGGTCTCATATACCTTACTGAAAAACTGACTACGGGAGTCAAGGGAAAAGGCACTTACAACATGGCAGATATGCCAGAAAATACCTGCGAAATGGTTGGAGCTTTACCCGGCCACACCATCATGGGACTTGCAAGGGTTGTCAGTTACAATAACGGAACACTTGATTGTGATACAGCAATCGGGAAGAAAGGGAAGTCATTTATTGGTCATGAATTCCATCATTCGGAAATTAGAGACATTCCTGATGATGCGAAATTTGCCATTCGTATTACACGTGGCACCGGAATCCGTGAAGGATGGGATGGTTTGACAGTAAACAATACCCTTGGTTGTTATGCGCATCTTGAAGCTGCATCATACCAGTATTTTGCGACCTCTTTTGTCGAAGCTGCGCGTGAATATCGACAGCGCAGGTAA